The window TGAGGCGGACGTGGTTCGAGTCCAGCTCCCGCTACTAAAAAGAAGAAAAGACAATCAGAAATGGTTGTCTTTTTTTGTTACTCCCCTATTCTATTTTGATCCGCAACTATCTTTTGCCCTAAACGGATTATGAAATAATTAGAATACTAGCTTGTTGGGCTCTTATCCGCCTGAGGCGGACGTGGTTCGAGTCCAGCTCCCGCTACTAAAAAGAAGAAAAGACAATCAGAAATGGTTGTCTTTTTTTGTTGCTCCCCTATTCTATTTTGATCCGCAACTATCTTTTTGCTTAAACAAATTCTAAAATATTAGAATACTAACTCGTCGGGCTCTTATCCGCCTGAGGGGATTATCAATTCATTGAATGGTTTTCAATGAATTGTTTGGGGGACACTCCTACTTTTTTCTTAAATAACCTTGAGAAGTATTGTGGGTATTCAAATCCCAATTGATAAGCTGTTTCTGAGATTGAAGTATTAGGACTAAGCAACATATTTTTGGCCTCATTAATTAAATAAAGGTTTATCTGATCTATAGCCGTTTTTCCTGTTTCTGCTTTAATTGTATCACTCATATATCTGTGACTGACGCCTAATTGTTCCGCCAACCAATCAACCGTAGGAATTCCCTTTTCTTGTAGTTGCCCTGCTTCAAAATAACTATCTAGGATGTTGGTGAAACGAGCAAATAACTCCTGATTCATTTCTTGCCTATTTAAGAACTGCCGTTTATAAAACCTGTCGGCATACTTTAAAAATGCTTCTAAGTGAGCGATAATAATTTCTTTACTAAATTCATCTTGGTTGTTGCTATATTCTGCCTCAATACTTTTAAACAGTGTCTTTAAAAGCTCTTCTTCTTTTGGTGATAAATGAAGTGCTTCATTGACATTATAATTGAAGAAATGATACTTTTTTATTTTATCATGAAGAGAAGTCCCGTTCAAGTAATCTTTATGAAAAGCAATATGGTATGCTTCTGAACTAAAGGCTACACCATCAAAGACAAGGGTTTGTTGTGGAGCAGTAAATAATAGAGTACCATGAGAACAATCGTATTTGGTTCTCCCATAGATAATTTCTCCGGAAATAATGTTTTTAAGTGAAATTGAATAAAACCCACTTGTTACACTTACTTTTTGACCAACTGTATCTTCACAACTTAATAACTCATCCTTTGCATACTCATTATGCATTACACTAAATAATGGATTTTCTGGAGGAGGAAAATTGTTTAGTTCATGAAATTCTGAGATCGAATAAAAATTTAAAGTTTTCATAATACTTTTTAAAGTTAATGAAATGATGAACAACCACCTATAGCTTTCTATAAGTAATTTTCAACCTTAATACCTATCAATTCTTGTGTTTTTATCCAGAGTTGATCTATATCCTCATCTTTATAATGGGTATGGTCAATCTCAATTGGAATTGGAACACCTGTTGATTCCCTGTTTTTAGGAGAATATACCACATTTGGTTGCGCTTTATCTGCAATGAGTGCCTCAATGGCAGGTAAAGCTCCATCATATAAGCTCTGACTCAAACCAAACAATCCTGATACAGCATTCATTACCGTTCCCAAAATACGGATCCCAACAGGGTTGCTGGACTTCGTTAATAAGTTTGTTCTTGCGTAACCTGGATGGCATGATAGCGCCATGGATTTCGAGCCAATTTTTTCGAACTCTTGCTGAAGTTTTATTGAAAACAAAATAGTACATAACTTAGCCTTACAATATTCTTTCATTTGATTATAGTCAGCTTCATTTCCGCACATTAAATGCTCTACATCAAGATCGTTTTTTAGGAAACGTTTATAGCCTATACTTGAAAATGTAACGATTCTACTCTCCTCTTTTAATATCGGAAGAAGTTGGGTAGTAAGTGCAAAGTGGCCAAGATAATTAATCATGAGGTTTTCCTCAAGACCATCAACAGTTGTTGTGTATTTCCCTCCTCCTCCAGCATTGTTTGCTAAAAAATCAATTTTTTTGTACTTCTTTTTTATTCTTTCTGCGAAAGTTTCGATACTAGCTAAACTTGTCAATTCTAAAACTTCTATTTCTAATTTTGCATGAGGAACTTCTATTTTGAGTTTATTTCTTGCATCCTCCAGTTTCCTCTTGTTTCTTGAAGCCATTATCACTTTGCAATTATGTTTAGCCAAATGATAAGTAATACCATAACCTGTTCCACTATTTGCTCCTGTTACAATGGCTACCTTTCCATTCAAGTTGGGAATATTTTTGTAATTGTTCATGGTCGTCATTTTTGTTTATTTTAAATGGGCAGAGCTTATTGATAAGCTCTGCCCAAACATCTATTTATTAAAGAATTCTGCGACAGCATCAGTAGAAACTTTTACAGCTTCTGGCTTGTAATAAAAATCAACATGACTGAATTTATCTAGAGCCATAACTTCTGGGTTATTAGTAAGTTTATCAATAAACATAGTTGAACACGGTGCAGTAGATGCTGATGTACCATAAATAACCAATGTAGGCTGCACAATTTTATCTGCATACGCCTCGCCTATAGAGATAAGAGATTGCATCGCTTGATCACCAATGTGCATATTTGTAAAGTTCTCAATAGCTTTAGGACCTTTAACCCCATCTCTACCATAATAGTCGTAAGTTTCTCCTGCCATTTCAGGATAAGCTGCTGCTTCAACAAACTCTTCTCTTGTTTGCTCATCGTTAAGTCCAAATGGGGCTACATAATCTGGTTTCCCAGTTTCATACTGCTTTTGCATGGATGCATTAGCAGCTGCAATTTGTACATCTGTTATTTCTCTACCTAGCCACTGAAACGCATCTGCTGCCATCATTCCCGAAACAGTAGCAATTTTCTTAATACGATGGTCTGTAACTGCTGCCGAAGAAATAATAGAACCTCCTTGACAAACTCCAAGTCCGTATACCTCTTCTACAAATGGTAATGTTCCAAGATAAGAAACAGCATCCCACGTATTTTCTATTAGCCTAAACATATATCTGGATTTCATGTGCTCCCCTGGTAATGCCGGCGAATCTCCCATTCCCATATAATCAAACCCCAAAAAGACAAATCCTCTTTTAGCCATTTCAGGACCATACGTTCCTAGTACCTGTTCTTTAACTTGCGGGAATGGACTTGCTCCAACGATTGCTTTGTATTTTTTATTGGCATCAAAACCCTCTGGAAGGTATAAGTTTCCTACTAAATCTAATCCGAATGATTTGAAAGTTATTGTATTAACTCCTGCTTTTAAATTTTCCATTTTTATATTTTTTAAATGATTATTTTGTGCTGATAGACTTGTTGTAAAGCCTGCTATCAGTATCAGGCTCATAAATGTTTTAATTACTGCTTTCATTGTTTGTTTTTTTAATTATGGTACAAAGATCTATACAGTTAGTGCTTTCTGACTTAAACATTTCTGTATAAGGCTTATAGATTTTCGTTATTAATGATTGGAATAAGTTCTAGTGTTGAAGCTTCGTGTCGCTTTTTGTTGTAAGTTAACCCCATCAACCAATAGATTATGCTCATCTTTTTAAAGAATGCTTTGTTGACTTTTGGATTGATGCTTTCCAGATCTTTTGGGACTACACCGAGAATAGGTACTACTAAATCACCTAATTTCATTTCACCCTCTGGATGCTCTATAAAAGCATGATACCAGCTCCTTTTTCCAAATCTATATTGACGAACAAAAAATCTGTTTTCAACCTCTACAATTGAGATATCAATGAAGCTGTGCTTGTATCCTGCTCTTATTTGATGCACCCATTTAGTATTGACTCGTTTTATGATCTCTTTTAACTTTAACGTCATCGTTTCTTATTTTAATTCTTATTGATACAAAGGTCAGCAGAATAAAATGCTTTTGTGTTAAACATTTTCGTTTAAGACTTGCACATTTCCGTTACAATTAGTTCTTATAATTGGTTAATAAAATCATATTCATCTATTACAGTTTTTAAAGCAAAAAGCCAACGAAAGGGAAAAGAATTAGTACGGTTGATGTTTATTCTGCTCCCCTTTAACTAAGGCTTACAAGTAACAACCAACCAACGATTCTACTCATTTACCCTTTATAGATAGTAGGTGTATTTTAATTGTTAATCAGACAAATACTACTGTTTATTGTGTTTTTATATAAAAAACACTATTTTCGTTACATCAGCTTATAGCAAATGTAAAACTGGTGTGTTTTTAACTGTTTAGCCAGACAAACTTCATATTAGAATAATAATCATGAGAATAATATTAGTATTCCTAAGTACTGTTTTTATCCTTGCATTTGATCATGAATCATTGGGGCAAAAAAAAGAAATCATAGAAGATTTAAACTTAGAAAATTTTAATTCTGATTTTAGTAACTATCATCAATTAACGGCTACTTATTTAGCTCAAGTTTCTGAAGTTGTATATTGGAAAAAAACTAAAATAGACCAATTTTGTTCTGAATTAAATAAATGCTATCCCAATGCTCATTATCAATATGATTTTTTAGAGGATAAAAACAACCACTCGCAAGCGCTTTTATTGGGAACAGACCATTTTTTAATCATAGCTTTTAGAGGCACTGAACCATCTAAAATCAAAGATTGGATTACAGATGTAAAATTTTGGAATTATGAAAACACTGATGATTCTAATGAAGCATTGGGAAATATGCCTGCAGGTCATGGTGGTTTCCGAAAATCATTAATAGGTTTAATAACTAAAGAGGACTTATTTAACAAAATAGACCAACTGATCAATAAATGTTCAAACGCTTCAAATAAAACTAATTTTCCTATTTATTTAACAGGGCATTCTCTAGGAGCTGCAATGTCTCAATTGTTTATCGAACCACTTGATTACAAAGGCTATAACTTTCAAGGTGCCTATCACTTTGCGCCTCCATTAGCTGTGACCTGTAGTTTAAATGCTATTATGAAAGAAAAATTTGGGGCTAAAGTTTATGATATTGTAAACTATAAAGACTATGTTCCTAGAGCAGGTAGAAATGGTGTTGCCCATTTTGGAAAATTCTACCGAATATGTAAAGACGGTCTGATCTATTCAGAAGTTGAATCTTACACTAAATTTAGACGTTTAGAAAGTTTACAAGCTCTTAAATACCATAAGCTAGGAAATCATTTAAAAGCGATAAAAAACCAAATAAATACAGCTAAAAGTATAAAAGAGCGAAGTGATGAGGAATATCCATGTGTCAAACCTAAAAATGAAGTATTACCTTGTAAATAATATATAATATGAAAAAGATAATTTTAAATGCTGATGATTATGGTGCAATGTCTTTTATTGATGACGCAATAGAAGAAGCAATTGAACTTGGAATTGTTACCGCTGTTTCTGTTTTTGTGACTTTTGGTTCAAAAAACATAAAAAAAATAGAAAACTTAGCAGCAAAATATGGTGATAGAATTGGAATAGGACTACACTTTACTCTTACTTCAGGAAAACCCATAGGAACATTTCACGAAGTAAGAAGTTTATACGGAGCAAAGGGTAAAAACAGCAATAAGTTTACAACTCTATCGAAGTTTGACTTGTCTAGAATTAATAGAGAACATGTTAAACTTGAACTCGACAATCAACTTAATTTGTTAGCTCGTATTCTAGGTGGTTTTGAACATATCGATCACATAAATAGTCACCAAGGGCTGATGCATTTTATACCTTCTTTTTGGAATATTCTTTTAGAAACCTGTAAAGAACCAAAGTTTAATAATCTTCCGATGAGAAGCCCTGCAACTTATGAGATGGTCCGCGGCTACTATACAGATAAAATACCTTTTTTACCTATAACGAGATTAGGAGCTTCAAATGTTGGATTAATTCGTTTTCCTGGAACTTTAAAAACAATAAATGAAGGCAGAAAAGTGCATTGGCTAAGACAAAAGCAAGAAGAAGCTGAGGAAAATAGTTATATTTTACCGAACTTTTACCTTCAATCTTATTTTGGTCAACCCTCAGAA of the Flavobacteriales bacterium genome contains:
- a CDS encoding helix-turn-helix domain-containing protein, encoding MKTLNFYSISEFHELNNFPPPENPLFSVMHNEYAKDELLSCEDTVGQKVSVTSGFYSISLKNIISGEIIYGRTKYDCSHGTLLFTAPQQTLVFDGVAFSSEAYHIAFHKDYLNGTSLHDKIKKYHFFNYNVNEALHLSPKEEELLKTLFKSIEAEYSNNQDEFSKEIIIAHLEAFLKYADRFYKRQFLNRQEMNQELFARFTNILDSYFEAGQLQEKGIPTVDWLAEQLGVSHRYMSDTIKAETGKTAIDQINLYLINEAKNMLLSPNTSISETAYQLGFEYPQYFSRLFKKKVGVSPKQFIENHSMN
- a CDS encoding SDR family NAD(P)-dependent oxidoreductase, which produces MNNYKNIPNLNGKVAIVTGANSGTGYGITYHLAKHNCKVIMASRNKRKLEDARNKLKIEVPHAKLEIEVLELTSLASIETFAERIKKKYKKIDFLANNAGGGGKYTTTVDGLEENLMINYLGHFALTTQLLPILKEESRIVTFSSIGYKRFLKNDLDVEHLMCGNEADYNQMKEYCKAKLCTILFSIKLQQEFEKIGSKSMALSCHPGYARTNLLTKSSNPVGIRILGTVMNAVSGLFGLSQSLYDGALPAIEALIADKAQPNVVYSPKNRESTGVPIPIEIDHTHYKDEDIDQLWIKTQELIGIKVENYL
- a CDS encoding alpha/beta hydrolase encodes the protein MKAVIKTFMSLILIAGFTTSLSAQNNHLKNIKMENLKAGVNTITFKSFGLDLVGNLYLPEGFDANKKYKAIVGASPFPQVKEQVLGTYGPEMAKRGFVFLGFDYMGMGDSPALPGEHMKSRYMFRLIENTWDAVSYLGTLPFVEEVYGLGVCQGGSIISSAAVTDHRIKKIATVSGMMAADAFQWLGREITDVQIAAANASMQKQYETGKPDYVAPFGLNDEQTREEFVEAAAYPEMAGETYDYYGRDGVKGPKAIENFTNMHIGDQAMQSLISIGEAYADKIVQPTLVIYGTSASTAPCSTMFIDKLTNNPEVMALDKFSHVDFYYKPEAVKVSTDAVAEFFNK
- a CDS encoding lipase family protein → MRIILVFLSTVFILAFDHESLGQKKEIIEDLNLENFNSDFSNYHQLTATYLAQVSEVVYWKKTKIDQFCSELNKCYPNAHYQYDFLEDKNNHSQALLLGTDHFLIIAFRGTEPSKIKDWITDVKFWNYENTDDSNEALGNMPAGHGGFRKSLIGLITKEDLFNKIDQLINKCSNASNKTNFPIYLTGHSLGAAMSQLFIEPLDYKGYNFQGAYHFAPPLAVTCSLNAIMKEKFGAKVYDIVNYKDYVPRAGRNGVAHFGKFYRICKDGLIYSEVESYTKFRRLESLQALKYHKLGNHLKAIKNQINTAKSIKERSDEEYPCVKPKNEVLPCK
- a CDS encoding ChbG/HpnK family deacetylase; the encoded protein is MKKIILNADDYGAMSFIDDAIEEAIELGIVTAVSVFVTFGSKNIKKIENLAAKYGDRIGIGLHFTLTSGKPIGTFHEVRSLYGAKGKNSNKFTTLSKFDLSRINREHVKLELDNQLNLLARILGGFEHIDHINSHQGLMHFIPSFWNILLETCKEPKFNNLPMRSPATYEMVRGYYTDKIPFLPITRLGASNVGLIRFPGTLKTINEGRKVHWLRQKQEEAEENSYILPNFYLQSYFGQPSENIIKKFVNDVENNQVGEFMLHIGKGNYKSEYNRKKHWGIRKKSLKDRNLEFQVLKESKTIQDILNGTINDLALIKYREI